In Apium graveolens cultivar Ventura chromosome 10, ASM990537v1, whole genome shotgun sequence, the following are encoded in one genomic region:
- the LOC141693586 gene encoding transcription factor-like protein DPB isoform X1: protein MISGSNREGGGTSKSNGSGKSVSNSGSVESPRSEAVVTTPPSDKTFIRLNHLDVHADDAASQGTDVSKKKKRGQRAVGGDKSGRGLRQFSMKVCEKVQSKGRTTYNEVADELVAEFADPGNGISSPDQQQYDEKNIRRRVYDALNVLMAMDIISKDKKEIQWRGLPRTSMNDIQELKCELLGLQNRVEKKAAYLQELEEQYVGLQNLVQRNEQLYSSGDMPSGGVALPFILVQTRPHATVEVEISEDMQLVHFDFNSTPFELHDDNYVLKAMKVCERQQGNETQNFPADGGESSSVPVFQPQIAQPSSLSIQPGRPPTSPPLPGILKAARVKHAQ from the exons ATGATCAGTGGGAGTAATAGAGAAGGAGGAGGAACAAGCAAGTCCAATGGCTCCGGGAAATCGGTGTCGAATAGCGGCAGTGTCGAGTCTCCTAGGAGTGAAGCGGTGGTAACTACTCCTCCCAGTGACAAGACTTTTATTAGGCTTAATCATCTTGATGTTCATGCTGATGATGCTGCTTCTCAAGGCACTGATGT TagtaaaaagaaaaaaagaggTCAACGAGCAGTTGGAGGGGATAAGAGTGGCAGGGGACTTCGCCAATTTAGCATGAAAG TTTGTGAGAAAGTGCAAAGCAAAGGAAGAACCACTTATAATGAG GTTGCAGATGAACTTGTGGCTGAATTTGCTGATCCTGGGAATGGTATTTCATCTCCAGACCAG CAACAATATGATGAGAAAAACATTCGTCGAAGGGTATACGATGCCCTCAATGTTCTTATGGCTATGGATATTATATCCAAGGATAAAAAGGAGATACAATGGAGGGGTCTGCCTCGGACTAGCATGAACGACATTCAGGAATTGAAG TGTGAGCTACTTGGACTGCAAAATAGGGTTGAAAAGAAAGCAGCATATTTGCAGGAGCTGGAGGAACAA TATGTAGGTCTGCAGAATCTTGTACAACGGAATGAGCAATTATACAGTTCTGGGGATATGCCTAGTGGTGGCGTGGCCTTACCTTTCATATTAGTGCAG ACTCGTCCTCACGCAACTGTTGAAGTGGAAATATCAGAAGACATGCAACTGGTGCATTTTGACTTCAACAG CACCCCTTTTGAGCTTCATGATGACAATTATGTTCTCAAGGCTATGAAAGTTTGTGAAAGACAACAGGGTAATGAGACACAAAATTTTCCCGCCGATGGAGGTGAAAGCTCCAGTGTTCCGGTGTTCCAACCTCAAATTGCTCAGCCTTCCAGTTTAAGCATACAACCTGGTAGACCTCCCACCTCACCTCCCCTTCCTGGGATTCTAAAGGCCGCCCGTGTAAAGCATGCACAATAG
- the LOC141693586 gene encoding transcription factor-like protein DPB isoform X2 produces MISGSNREGGGTSKSNGSGKSVSNSGSVESPRSEAVVTTPPSDKTFIRLNHLDVHADDAASQGTDVKKKKRGQRAVGGDKSGRGLRQFSMKVCEKVQSKGRTTYNEVADELVAEFADPGNGISSPDQQQYDEKNIRRRVYDALNVLMAMDIISKDKKEIQWRGLPRTSMNDIQELKCELLGLQNRVEKKAAYLQELEEQYVGLQNLVQRNEQLYSSGDMPSGGVALPFILVQTRPHATVEVEISEDMQLVHFDFNSTPFELHDDNYVLKAMKVCERQQGNETQNFPADGGESSSVPVFQPQIAQPSSLSIQPGRPPTSPPLPGILKAARVKHAQ; encoded by the exons ATGATCAGTGGGAGTAATAGAGAAGGAGGAGGAACAAGCAAGTCCAATGGCTCCGGGAAATCGGTGTCGAATAGCGGCAGTGTCGAGTCTCCTAGGAGTGAAGCGGTGGTAACTACTCCTCCCAGTGACAAGACTTTTATTAGGCTTAATCATCTTGATGTTCATGCTGATGATGCTGCTTCTCAAGGCACTGATGT taaaaagaaaaaaagaggTCAACGAGCAGTTGGAGGGGATAAGAGTGGCAGGGGACTTCGCCAATTTAGCATGAAAG TTTGTGAGAAAGTGCAAAGCAAAGGAAGAACCACTTATAATGAG GTTGCAGATGAACTTGTGGCTGAATTTGCTGATCCTGGGAATGGTATTTCATCTCCAGACCAG CAACAATATGATGAGAAAAACATTCGTCGAAGGGTATACGATGCCCTCAATGTTCTTATGGCTATGGATATTATATCCAAGGATAAAAAGGAGATACAATGGAGGGGTCTGCCTCGGACTAGCATGAACGACATTCAGGAATTGAAG TGTGAGCTACTTGGACTGCAAAATAGGGTTGAAAAGAAAGCAGCATATTTGCAGGAGCTGGAGGAACAA TATGTAGGTCTGCAGAATCTTGTACAACGGAATGAGCAATTATACAGTTCTGGGGATATGCCTAGTGGTGGCGTGGCCTTACCTTTCATATTAGTGCAG ACTCGTCCTCACGCAACTGTTGAAGTGGAAATATCAGAAGACATGCAACTGGTGCATTTTGACTTCAACAG CACCCCTTTTGAGCTTCATGATGACAATTATGTTCTCAAGGCTATGAAAGTTTGTGAAAGACAACAGGGTAATGAGACACAAAATTTTCCCGCCGATGGAGGTGAAAGCTCCAGTGTTCCGGTGTTCCAACCTCAAATTGCTCAGCCTTCCAGTTTAAGCATACAACCTGGTAGACCTCCCACCTCACCTCCCCTTCCTGGGATTCTAAAGGCCGCCCGTGTAAAGCATGCACAATAG